A single window of Leptolyngbya ohadii IS1 DNA harbors:
- a CDS encoding acetyltransferase, with product MLLQDKQTGVLVEVMDTEELINPMRDKIKGRVQEGQEEQLPEEIGKDTLIFPSGEELPRCWRDADYRSA from the coding sequence ATGCTCCTACAGGATAAACAAACGGGCGTATTAGTCGAAGTCATGGATACGGAAGAACTAATCAATCCGATGCGTGACAAGATCAAGGGTAGAGTTCAGGAAGGACAGGAAGAACAGCTCCCCGAAGAGATTGGCAAAGATACGCTGATTTTTCCTTCTGGCGAAGAGTTGCCCCGCTGCTGGCGTGACGCAGATTATCGATCGGCTTAA
- a CDS encoding glycosyltransferase family 4 protein, which yields MSFPSRVIIYTDSAGIGGAEISLSHLVRTASPEIHLTVVGVDEKVINFIAASRSGIDCYILPAAGIRSFLKHRSTFQQCRPEIIHCNLCTPWAGAIGLAAALSLPNVRVVRVDQLPLRTTDALTLWQTRALCLRMDAHVAVGQASATRMEDFYALGRNSVISIPNGVPDPGEPELPPHQDTTELTVGSIGRLDAMKAHDVLLRAAAQVPGVRIVILGEGDGRSNLEKLANELGIRDRVEMPGWVDCPPSYLPQFDVVAMPSRSEGFPLAMVEAMLAARPVIATRVGSMPEAIHDETTGLLIDKNDVDGLARSLKRLRDDPTLRLQLGKQAREMALAHFTVETMTRRYEALWAELLDRPQAPRLRVPRPKD from the coding sequence ATGTCTTTTCCCTCCCGTGTCATCATTTACACTGACTCCGCAGGAATTGGCGGCGCAGAAATTAGCCTCTCCCATCTCGTCAGAACTGCCTCTCCTGAGATTCATCTGACTGTTGTTGGTGTCGATGAAAAAGTCATTAATTTTATTGCAGCTTCCCGTTCAGGAATAGATTGCTACATTCTTCCTGCTGCTGGAATTCGATCGTTCTTGAAACATCGCTCCACTTTTCAGCAGTGTCGTCCCGAAATCATTCACTGTAATTTATGTACTCCCTGGGCAGGGGCGATCGGTTTAGCGGCGGCTCTTTCCTTACCGAATGTGCGAGTGGTGCGCGTGGATCAGCTTCCTCTGCGGACGACCGATGCTCTGACACTCTGGCAAACCCGTGCCCTCTGCTTGCGAATGGATGCCCATGTTGCGGTCGGTCAGGCAAGCGCGACGCGAATGGAAGATTTCTATGCACTGGGCAGAAACAGCGTCATTTCTATTCCTAACGGGGTTCCCGATCCGGGCGAACCGGAACTGCCTCCCCATCAGGACACCACCGAACTAACCGTCGGCAGCATTGGACGACTCGACGCAATGAAAGCACACGATGTCTTGCTTCGAGCAGCGGCGCAGGTTCCCGGTGTACGGATCGTGATTCTGGGGGAAGGGGATGGGCGATCGAATCTGGAAAAGCTGGCAAACGAGTTAGGTATCCGCGATCGGGTGGAGATGCCAGGATGGGTCGATTGTCCTCCGTCGTACCTGCCGCAATTTGATGTCGTAGCAATGCCCTCGCGCTCGGAAGGATTTCCGCTGGCAATGGTAGAGGCGATGCTAGCAGCCCGTCCCGTTATTGCAACCCGTGTGGGCAGTATGCCAGAAGCGATTCACGACGAAACCACCGGACTGCTCATCGATAAAAACGACGTAGATGGCTTAGCCCGATCGCTCAAACGGCTGCGCGACGATCCCACCCTGAGGCTCCAGCTTGGTAAACAGGCTCGCGAGATGGCGCTGGCACACTTCACTGTAGAAACCATGACCCGTCGCTACGAAGCCCTCTGGGCAGAACTGCTCGATCGCCCCCAGGCTCCCCGATTACGAGTGCCGCGACCAAAGGACTGA
- a CDS encoding glycosyltransferase family 4 protein, which translates to MPGDWLMRVAMIAGTYQPDCCGVAHYTRHLREKLAQHQIESIVLTTCSAADNSDPSVLGVVNRWHITELLSLVQAIHKTNADLLHIQHAAGTYGFDRSLFLLPLLLRLTRWRKPIVTTIHEYGWWNWQPRYLPIKWLDRLKQGGQRRGWWDEEDGFLLTQSDAIITTNNDAEQVILKRLPALKEKLYRIPIAPNIEESETRTGDRAIAKQQICRHLGWSEDSLLVAFFGFLHPVKGLEVLLSAFQQVIPQMPQAKLLLIGGVESLALKGTEATRYWEKLESLIDSLQLQQSVHMTGYLDERSVSDYLSGVDVGVLPFNHGVTLKSGSLLALMQHQLPVIATHANPPDPELDNSIAYFIPSRSVDDLAIALTQVLSDSSLRQNLAQAGYQFSQSFSWSTIAENHLHIYQTIKSLHYF; encoded by the coding sequence ATGCCCGGAGATTGGCTAATGCGCGTTGCCATGATTGCCGGAACCTACCAGCCCGATTGCTGCGGTGTGGCGCACTACACTCGCCATTTGCGCGAAAAGTTAGCCCAGCATCAGATTGAATCGATCGTCCTCACAACCTGTTCCGCTGCGGATAATTCTGATCCTTCGGTACTTGGCGTAGTCAATCGCTGGCACATCACCGAACTGTTGTCCCTTGTACAAGCCATTCACAAGACCAATGCCGATCTGCTGCACATTCAGCACGCTGCCGGAACCTACGGATTCGATCGCTCCCTCTTTCTGTTGCCCCTCCTCCTTCGATTAACCCGCTGGCGAAAGCCGATCGTCACTACCATTCACGAATACGGCTGGTGGAACTGGCAGCCCAGATACCTGCCCATAAAATGGCTCGATCGCCTCAAACAGGGGGGACAGCGGCGCGGCTGGTGGGATGAGGAAGACGGCTTTTTACTGACGCAAAGTGACGCAATTATTACCACCAACAATGATGCCGAGCAGGTTATTCTCAAACGGCTTCCGGCATTAAAGGAAAAACTGTATCGTATTCCGATCGCCCCAAACATCGAAGAATCCGAGACGAGAACAGGCGATCGAGCTATAGCGAAACAGCAGATTTGTCGGCATCTCGGCTGGTCAGAAGATTCGCTGCTCGTTGCGTTTTTTGGCTTCCTTCATCCGGTGAAAGGACTGGAGGTTTTACTCTCTGCCTTTCAGCAGGTTATCCCTCAGATGCCGCAGGCAAAACTATTGCTGATTGGCGGTGTCGAAAGTCTTGCCCTTAAAGGAACAGAAGCCACTCGCTACTGGGAAAAGCTGGAATCCCTGATCGATTCCCTTCAGCTTCAACAAAGTGTTCACATGACCGGATATCTCGATGAGCGATCGGTTTCCGATTATTTGTCCGGCGTCGATGTCGGCGTATTGCCCTTCAATCATGGCGTAACGCTCAAAAGTGGCTCCCTTCTTGCGTTAATGCAGCATCAGCTTCCTGTCATTGCAACCCACGCCAATCCACCTGATCCAGAGCTAGATAATTCGATCGCCTATTTCATTCCTTCCCGTTCCGTCGATGATTTAGCGATCGCCCTGACTCAGGTTTTGTCTGATTCCTCTCTCCGTCAAAATCTCGCTCAAGCAGGTTATCAGTTCAGTCAGTCTTTCTCCTGGTCAACCATCGCGGAAAACCACTTACACATTTATCAGACAATCAAGTCTTTACATTATTTCTAG
- a CDS encoding glycosyltransferase family 9 protein — protein sequence MPQHRILFIELLGGIGDLIIALPAIHALAKSHPAARMTVLTFAPGDQLLQTDPLIDEVVIAPRGEAKATVDRLLSQESFDLIVTDTTYDGIAEAVQQAGAERVVTNLWRSPPENQLVSDRFLAILQREGLIQPEFAQRQAQIHVRASERIEAQQKLGAAYRPLVFFCIDAGMAIKRWADESFVQLGQALQQQYGASIQVVVGADRETAVRIAKSLGGRVSLWERGSLRQLAAAFSFADLVIGADTGPVRIAAAMNAPTITLFGPSWHGRYGQPEPQVDLQGYPQCGDRRIHNFTEQDCWYSGSCPLEWQTCLDEITPSQVLDAARSLLENRREIVPDASVPQNIHQNVSQSILEIIPQNIPQNVPQLINSNDSWRSVRNLLVMRLDNIGDVMMTSPTLRALRENLPDAKITLMASPGGMLTAPLLPWIDEVLPWRVLWQDLGRLDFNPAREWELIETLRRGQFDAAVILTSFSQSPHPAGLICALAGIPLRLGESKETDLGTLTHAVPPAPDEIHQVDRNLRLVESIGFTVTDRALSLHIPPEAQTSIDRLLQTKGITPETPYLVLNPWTTCQSRNYAPNRFAEAALRLSQITGWSVVVTGVEKDRDRSHEILSILGNRAIDLMGMTTLAEVVALIAKAKLVLTNNTSTMHIVDALRVPNVVMFAGTEYECQWQPRYSPSRLLRRPTVCSPCYAFACPHSLECLDIQPETIVQAALSLLQCPEIG from the coding sequence ATGCCCCAACACCGCATTCTCTTCATCGAACTCCTGGGCGGCATTGGTGATCTGATCATCGCGCTGCCTGCGATCCATGCTCTGGCGAAATCCCATCCGGCGGCTCGTATGACGGTGCTGACCTTTGCGCCGGGTGATCAGCTTTTGCAGACCGATCCGTTGATTGATGAAGTGGTAATTGCGCCGCGTGGAGAAGCCAAAGCCACAGTCGATCGCCTCCTCTCTCAAGAATCCTTTGATCTCATCGTTACGGATACTACTTACGACGGGATTGCAGAGGCAGTGCAGCAGGCTGGCGCGGAGCGGGTTGTGACGAATCTCTGGCGATCGCCCCCCGAAAATCAGTTAGTCAGCGATCGGTTTCTGGCGATTCTTCAACGGGAGGGATTGATTCAGCCGGAGTTTGCTCAGCGGCAGGCGCAGATTCACGTCAGGGCATCGGAACGGATAGAGGCACAGCAAAAATTAGGGGCAGCGTATCGTCCGCTGGTGTTCTTTTGCATTGATGCGGGAATGGCAATTAAACGCTGGGCAGATGAGTCCTTTGTGCAGTTAGGGCAGGCACTCCAGCAGCAGTATGGGGCATCCATTCAGGTCGTCGTGGGAGCCGATCGTGAAACGGCTGTGAGAATTGCAAAATCGCTCGGCGGCAGGGTATCGCTGTGGGAGCGGGGCAGTTTGCGGCAGTTGGCGGCGGCATTTTCATTTGCAGATCTGGTCATCGGGGCGGACACTGGACCTGTGCGAATTGCGGCGGCAATGAATGCGCCAACAATTACTTTATTTGGACCCTCCTGGCACGGACGCTATGGACAGCCGGAACCTCAGGTCGATCTTCAAGGGTATCCGCAGTGTGGCGATCGTCGGATTCACAATTTCACGGAACAGGACTGCTGGTATAGCGGTAGTTGCCCGCTGGAGTGGCAAACCTGCCTGGATGAGATTACGCCCTCGCAAGTGCTGGATGCGGCGCGATCGCTGCTAGAGAACCGTCGAGAGATAGTTCCTGATGCGAGTGTTCCTCAGAATATCCACCAGAATGTATCCCAAAGTATTCTTGAAATTATTCCTCAGAATATTCCTCAGAATGTTCCTCAGTTAATCAACTCAAATGATTCCTGGCGATCGGTGCGAAATCTGCTGGTGATGCGGTTGGATAACATTGGCGATGTGATGATGACGAGTCCGACGCTGCGTGCCCTGCGGGAAAATTTGCCCGACGCAAAAATTACGCTGATGGCGAGTCCGGGCGGAATGTTGACGGCTCCCCTGCTTCCCTGGATCGACGAGGTGCTGCCCTGGCGAGTGCTGTGGCAGGATTTGGGACGGCTGGACTTCAATCCGGCGAGAGAATGGGAGCTAATTGAAACCCTGCGGCGCGGACAGTTTGATGCAGCAGTGATTCTAACGAGCTTTAGCCAGAGTCCCCATCCAGCGGGTTTGATTTGTGCGCTGGCAGGCATTCCTCTACGATTGGGCGAATCCAAAGAAACCGATCTGGGAACCTTGACCCATGCCGTTCCGCCTGCCCCCGACGAAATTCATCAGGTCGATCGCAATCTGCGTCTAGTTGAATCGATCGGTTTTACAGTCACGGATCGTGCTCTGTCGCTGCATATCCCCCCAGAAGCGCAAACCTCGATCGATCGCCTGCTGCAAACCAAAGGCATTACGCCCGAAACGCCCTATCTGGTGCTGAATCCCTGGACGACCTGCCAATCGCGCAACTATGCCCCCAATCGCTTTGCGGAAGCTGCCCTGCGGTTGAGCCAGATCACCGGATGGTCTGTAGTTGTAACGGGCGTAGAAAAAGATCGCGATCGATCTCACGAAATCCTATCGATTTTGGGTAATCGCGCAATCGATCTAATGGGAATGACGACTTTGGCGGAAGTGGTTGCTCTAATTGCGAAGGCAAAACTGGTGCTGACGAATAATACCTCTACCATGCATATTGTTGATGCACTGCGCGTTCCGAATGTGGTGATGTTTGCCGGAACGGAATACGAGTGTCAGTGGCAACCTCGCTACAGTCCTTCCCGTTTGCTGCGGCGTCCGACCGTCTGTAGCCCCTGCTATGCCTTCGCCTGTCCCCATAGCCTGGAATGTCTGGATATTCAGCCAGAAACGATCGTCCAAGCCGCCCTTTCCCTTCTGCAATGCCCGGAGATTGGCTAA
- a CDS encoding glycosyltransferase family A protein yields MNPALDILIPTCDRPAALAVTLTSLCAQTFTNFRVTVSDQSQEIDATRSGEVIAALRVLEAHGHSIATHRHLPRRGVAEHRQFLLDQATAPYVLFLDDDLILEPWVIELLMQTIQQEQCGFVGSAVIGLSFRNDVRPHQQILEWWEGSVEPEIVRSGTPQWERYKLHNAANLYHVQQQFNITPDRPRKYRVAWIGGCVLYDRAKLLNVGGFEFWRDLPENHCGEDVLAQLRVMAMYGGCGVMPSGVYHQEIPTTIRDRHNDAPQLLSI; encoded by the coding sequence ATGAATCCAGCTTTAGATATTCTGATCCCTACCTGCGATCGTCCTGCTGCCCTAGCCGTCACGTTAACCAGTCTATGCGCTCAGACATTCACTAACTTTCGCGTTACTGTCTCTGATCAGTCTCAAGAAATCGACGCAACTCGCTCTGGAGAAGTAATTGCAGCCCTGCGCGTTCTAGAAGCTCACGGACATTCGATCGCCACTCACAGACATCTTCCTCGTCGTGGCGTTGCAGAACATCGGCAGTTTCTCCTCGATCAGGCAACCGCTCCCTACGTGCTGTTTCTAGACGATGATTTAATCCTGGAACCCTGGGTAATTGAGCTTTTAATGCAGACGATTCAGCAGGAACAGTGCGGATTTGTTGGATCTGCGGTGATTGGCTTAAGCTTCAGAAATGATGTGCGTCCCCATCAGCAAATTCTAGAATGGTGGGAAGGCTCCGTTGAACCGGAAATTGTGCGATCGGGCACACCCCAATGGGAGCGATACAAGCTCCACAACGCCGCCAATTTATACCACGTCCAGCAGCAGTTCAACATCACTCCCGATCGCCCTCGCAAATACCGGGTTGCCTGGATCGGCGGCTGCGTCTTATACGATCGTGCCAAGCTTTTGAACGTGGGCGGCTTTGAATTCTGGCGTGACCTCCCCGAAAATCATTGCGGCGAAGATGTTCTGGCACAGTTGCGCGTGATGGCGATGTATGGCGGCTGTGGTGTGATGCCCTCCGGCGTGTATCACCAGGAGATTCCGACGACGATTCGCGATCGGCATAATGATGCGCCGCAGTTGCTCTCGATTTAG
- the waaF gene encoding lipopolysaccharide heptosyltransferase II has protein sequence MSWNNAQNILCVRLDSIGDVLMTVPAIRALKLSADVPRRITLMTSQAGATIAPLIPEIDEVIVYDAPWLKATASRINSQPEYEMIDRLRSAQFDAAVVFTVYSQNPLPSAFLCYMADIPLRLAHCHENSYQLLTDWIKDPEPEQMIRHEVQRQLDLVSSVGLQIEDDRMRLQIPVEAVDRVRDLLISQGVNLQQPWIVIHPGATAPSRRYPPELFAIAARRLVKEFGIQIILTGTTPEQDIVQLIQAEMQVGSFSLVDRLDLTEMAALLSIAPLLISNNTGPAHLAAAVDTPVVDLYALTNIQHTPWRVPNRVLYHDVPCRLCYKSVCPEEHHHCLRLVDPNDVVKATIELLSETNILPAIDIASLIPC, from the coding sequence ATGTCCTGGAATAACGCCCAAAATATTCTCTGTGTCCGCCTCGATTCGATCGGCGATGTGTTAATGACCGTTCCGGCGATTCGTGCCCTCAAATTATCTGCTGACGTTCCCCGCCGCATCACCTTAATGACTTCCCAGGCAGGTGCGACGATCGCCCCCCTCATTCCCGAAATCGATGAGGTGATTGTCTACGATGCTCCCTGGCTCAAGGCAACTGCGTCCCGAATCAACAGCCAACCTGAGTATGAGATGATCGATCGGCTGCGATCGGCTCAATTTGATGCAGCGGTGGTCTTTACGGTGTATAGCCAGAATCCTTTGCCCTCCGCGTTCCTGTGCTACATGGCAGATATTCCCCTGCGGCTGGCGCACTGTCACGAAAATTCCTATCAGCTTCTCACCGACTGGATCAAAGACCCGGAACCGGAACAGATGATTCGCCATGAGGTACAGCGGCAGCTCGATCTGGTGAGCAGCGTTGGATTGCAGATTGAAGACGATCGCATGAGGCTACAAATTCCGGTTGAAGCAGTCGATCGCGTTCGTGATTTGCTAATTTCTCAGGGTGTGAATCTTCAGCAGCCGTGGATCGTGATTCATCCAGGGGCAACGGCTCCCTCGCGTCGCTACCCGCCTGAACTCTTTGCGATCGCCGCCCGACGACTGGTGAAGGAATTTGGCATCCAGATCATTCTCACCGGAACCACACCGGAGCAGGACATCGTACAGCTCATCCAAGCCGAAATGCAGGTCGGTTCTTTCTCGCTGGTCGATCGCCTCGATCTTACGGAAATGGCAGCACTGTTGTCGATCGCTCCTCTGCTGATCTCAAACAACACGGGACCTGCTCATTTGGCGGCGGCAGTCGATACCCCTGTAGTCGATTTGTATGCGCTAACCAATATTCAGCATACGCCCTGGCGCGTTCCCAATCGCGTTCTCTATCACGATGTTCCCTGCCGTCTTTGCTATAAGAGCGTTTGTCCTGAAGAACATCATCACTGTTTGCGATTGGTTGATCCCAACGATGTCGTGAAAGCCACGATCGAACTGCTATCGGAAACCAATATACTTCCCGCGATTGATATTGCCTCTTTAATTCCTTGTTAA
- the rfaE2 gene encoding D-glycero-beta-D-manno-heptose 1-phosphate adenylyltransferase, producing MNDLSSWIDRWSSLTVLVVGDVMLDAYLSGEANRLCQEAPVPVVAIDQRQDFPGGAANVAANVAALGARPILLSVIGQDAEGDRLVNSLGARSVEADYLIASPDRGTLAKQRVVAQDQLLLRFDQGSTAAISAELETQLIDRLTQVFPQVDAVIISDYGYGILTPKVIETIAELQTQQNRILVVDSKQLANYQRVQPTAVKPNYGETIRLLDLSGQKIDRVSQIMPCGDRLLKLTGAKIVAATLDSEGAILFQVNQPPLHILAQPVPANQTSGAGDTFITTLALSLAAEMPLPIAAQLTHTATQIVTQQPGTSICTANQLRQQSQAEKPIVSNKRILDRSQIDRCLEVHRTAGQRIVFTNGCFDLLHPGHVTYLQQAKALGDVLVVGVNSDESVRQLKGMGRPVNSLDDRLTVLAALESVNYVIPFSELTPHHLIELIRPDIFVKGGDYTRETLPEASLVEQLGGEVYILPFVDDRSTTRIINQIRSVSPIPPSQLYC from the coding sequence ATGAACGACCTATCTTCCTGGATCGATCGCTGGTCATCCCTCACCGTTCTCGTCGTTGGGGATGTGATGCTGGATGCCTATTTGTCTGGAGAGGCAAATCGTCTCTGCCAGGAGGCTCCGGTTCCCGTGGTGGCAATCGATCAGCGGCAGGATTTTCCGGGCGGCGCGGCAAATGTGGCGGCAAATGTGGCGGCATTGGGGGCACGTCCGATTCTGCTGTCGGTGATCGGGCAGGATGCAGAAGGCGATCGTCTGGTAAACAGTCTTGGAGCGCGATCGGTAGAGGCAGATTATTTAATTGCTTCACCTGACCGGGGTACGCTCGCTAAGCAAAGAGTCGTGGCACAGGATCAGCTTTTGCTGCGGTTCGATCAGGGTAGTACAGCCGCAATTTCAGCAGAATTGGAAACACAGCTAATCGATCGCCTGACGCAGGTTTTTCCGCAAGTCGATGCGGTGATTATTTCTGACTATGGTTATGGCATTCTCACACCGAAGGTAATTGAGACGATCGCGGAATTGCAGACACAGCAAAATCGGATTCTGGTTGTTGATTCTAAACAGCTTGCTAATTATCAGCGAGTCCAACCTACGGCAGTGAAGCCAAATTACGGAGAAACGATCCGGTTGTTGGATTTGTCCGGGCAAAAAATTGATCGCGTGAGTCAAATCATGCCCTGTGGCGATCGATTGTTAAAACTGACGGGAGCAAAAATCGTAGCCGCGACGCTCGATAGTGAAGGGGCAATTTTATTTCAGGTGAATCAGCCACCGCTGCATATTTTGGCTCAGCCTGTACCTGCTAATCAAACCTCTGGGGCAGGGGATACGTTTATTACAACGCTGGCATTGAGTTTAGCAGCAGAAATGCCTCTGCCGATCGCTGCTCAGTTAACCCACACCGCAACTCAGATTGTGACCCAGCAGCCCGGGACGAGTATTTGTACCGCGAATCAGCTACGACAGCAATCTCAGGCAGAAAAGCCGATCGTCTCCAACAAACGAATCTTGGATCGATCGCAAATCGATCGCTGTCTGGAAGTCCATCGCACTGCGGGACAACGAATTGTATTTACCAACGGCTGTTTTGATTTGCTCCACCCCGGTCATGTCACCTATTTACAGCAGGCAAAGGCATTGGGCGACGTGCTGGTTGTCGGCGTTAACAGCGATGAAAGTGTACGCCAACTCAAAGGGATGGGACGACCTGTGAATTCGCTGGACGATCGCCTCACCGTTCTTGCAGCTTTGGAATCCGTGAACTATGTGATTCCCTTTTCCGAACTGACTCCCCATCATTTGATTGAGCTAATTCGCCCCGATATCTTTGTGAAGGGCGGAGACTATACCCGCGAAACGTTGCCAGAGGCTTCCTTAGTTGAACAGTTAGGCGGTGAAGTTTACATTCTTCCTTTTGTTGACGATCGATCGACCACCCGCATCATTAATCAAATTCGCTCCGTTTCCCCCATACCACCTTCTCAGCTTTATTGTTAA
- a CDS encoding D-glycero-alpha-D-manno-heptose-1,7-bisphosphate 7-phosphatase encodes MQNPSAKAVFLDKDGTLIKDVPYNVDPNLIRWSDGAIEALHQLHIAGYKLFVITNQSGVARGYFEEKALAIVEQHLTQELARFGIPLAGFYYCPHHPQGTIAPYAMNCFCRKPEPGLILRAAADHQIDLSQSWFIGDILNDVAAGRSAGCRTILMDNGNETEWELSPARLPHHLASDLQTAARVILAVDHTDISLPFSDSSSLTVPCR; translated from the coding sequence ATGCAAAATCCATCTGCCAAAGCTGTTTTCCTCGACAAGGATGGGACGCTGATTAAGGACGTTCCCTATAACGTCGATCCAAATCTGATTCGCTGGAGTGATGGGGCGATCGAAGCACTACATCAACTTCACATAGCAGGATACAAACTGTTTGTAATCACGAATCAGTCGGGCGTAGCAAGGGGCTATTTTGAGGAAAAGGCTCTGGCAATCGTAGAACAGCATTTAACTCAAGAGCTGGCTCGATTTGGGATTCCGCTGGCAGGATTTTACTACTGTCCGCACCATCCACAAGGGACGATCGCCCCATATGCGATGAACTGCTTCTGTCGAAAACCGGAACCCGGATTAATTCTTCGGGCAGCAGCGGATCATCAGATTGATTTGTCGCAGTCCTGGTTTATTGGGGATATTTTGAATGATGTGGCTGCGGGGCGATCGGCGGGTTGTCGCACGATTTTGATGGACAACGGCAACGAAACGGAGTGGGAGCTATCTCCTGCGCGTTTACCGCATCATTTAGCTTCTGATTTACAGACGGCTGCACGGGTCATTCTCGCCGTTGACCATACCGATATTTCTCTTCCTTTCTCTGATTCATCTTCTCTAACTGTGCCCTGCCGATGA
- a CDS encoding SDR family oxidoreductase, producing the protein METLTGKVVLVTGGGRGLGAAIVESLAEAGAIVVAADIRMELAEPLTQQLRDRGLEAYALALDITDEQQIQDGIQKIVDQHGKIDVLVNNAGTDLTVSVEEMGIDDWDRILNVNLRAPFILSRQVFPLMKQQGSGHIVNVASTAAKRAWANASAYHASKWGLMGLSHSLHVEGRPHGVKVTAIVAGGMRTPFLLDRFPDLDPNVLQDPRNVADTIRYVLLQPGETVIPEVTVIPMRESSWP; encoded by the coding sequence ATGGAAACGTTGACTGGAAAAGTTGTGCTGGTAACAGGCGGCGGACGTGGATTAGGGGCTGCGATCGTTGAAAGTCTGGCGGAAGCCGGGGCGATCGTCGTGGCGGCGGATATCCGGATGGAGTTGGCGGAGCCGTTAACGCAACAGTTACGCGATCGGGGATTGGAGGCTTATGCGCTGGCGCTGGATATTACGGATGAGCAGCAAATCCAGGACGGAATCCAGAAGATCGTCGATCAGCACGGAAAAATTGATGTTTTGGTGAACAATGCGGGAACGGATTTGACGGTTTCCGTGGAGGAAATGGGGATCGATGATTGGGATCGAATTCTGAACGTGAATCTACGTGCGCCGTTTATTCTGTCGAGACAGGTTTTTCCGCTGATGAAGCAGCAGGGCAGCGGGCATATTGTGAATGTGGCTTCGACGGCAGCAAAACGCGCTTGGGCAAATGCTTCTGCCTATCATGCGAGTAAGTGGGGCTTGATGGGATTGAGCCATTCGCTGCACGTTGAAGGTCGTCCGCATGGGGTGAAGGTGACGGCGATCGTGGCAGGTGGAATGAGAACGCCTTTCCTACTCGATCGATTCCCGGATCTCGATCCGAATGTGCTGCAAGATCCGCGCAATGTGGCAGATACGATTCGCTATGTGCTGCTTCAGCCTGGAGAGACGGTAATTCCGGAGGTGACGGTGATCCCAATGCGGGAGTCGTCGTGGCCCTAA